Within the Enterococcus hirae ATCC 9790 genome, the region TACCATTTGTGCCGTCACAACTATTCCTGCTTTTTCCAACTCTAAAATCTTCGCAATTTCTGCTTCGGTTAAAAAGACGGATTTTTTGATTTGAAGGGTTCCTTCTCTCGAACTGGCATTGCCTAAATTAAATGATTCAATTGGTACACCCGCATCGATCAAATCAAAGATCGTTTGAATCTTTTTGGTAAGCAACATGATTTTTTGATCTTGATAAATCCCTTCTTTTAACCGTTTCGCAGCGGTAACCGTTTTCAATATACTCAATTTGATACCACCTGGAACAGCAGCTTTTAAAGAGGCCTTAGCAATTGGATCATTGACCACTCCATCATCAACGATCATAACTCTTGTCGTTCCCATTTTCCCTAACCAAAGTGTCGCTACTTGACCATGGATCAACCGTTCATCCAATCGGACATGGCTGATCCCCAATTCACTCATTTTGTTGGAAACGGAAGCCACAACTGATGGCTCAGTCTCTGCTGTGTTCGATGGTAAATCCGCTGCGGTGCTTCCAAGGGACGTTTTAATCCCTTGAACACCGACGGTCGAAATGGTCTGAACGATTTCATTCAGCGAAGCCTTAGGATTAAAGCGTTCGCTATAAGCTTGAAGCAGCATCGGAATATTCAAACCAGAAACAATTTCGATTTTTCTGCTTCCTTCTTCTTTCAGCTGGTTCAGCTGATTAAAAGGTGTCCCACTCCATAGATCAACTAAACACAACAGTTCATCATCAACGGAATACTTCGCTAACACCTGTTCCACTTGGTGGCGAAACTCTTCTGGACTATTTTCAGGCATCAATACACACACATCTACCTGTTCTTGTTCTCCAAAGATCATGTCTCCCGTTTGCTTTACGCCTAAAGCGAACTCGCCATGGCTTGCAAGAATAATGCCGATACTCATTTTTCTTCCTCCTTTAGTGTTAATTCAATCACTGGGATCAATTCATTTGGTTCTTTAATCGGAATGTTTAGCATCAACATGCTCGGGTCAAGCGCCTCCTTCACATGAACTTCAGTAATCTCTTTGTATAAATTAGTTGTCGCTTTTCTTTCTCCTCCTAAATGCTTCGTATCGACAAAACGAATCTCGGAACCATCATTGAGTAGTTTTGCAAACTTCACTTTCCCACCTAATTCTGGTAATAAAATCGTTCGATAAGGCCAACTAAAAATGTGAAGATATAATTTATTTCCTTTTTGAGTGTATCGACAATCTTGAGGTGGTGTAAAACTAGATAACCCCGCACCGTAAATCGCTTTTCCATATTTTCGTAGCCATTGACCAACAGAACTTAAAATGCTATCGCTGTTGTCATCCCACTCTCCTCGTGCGTTTGGTCCAATATTCATCGTGAAATTCCCACCTTTGGAGACAGTATCCACTAGTTGTTTCGCTACCATTTCACTCGTTTTGAAATTAAGGTTATCCCGATCGTAACCCCAACTATTATTTAAGGTTTGAACGGTTTCCCATACCTCTTCTTCGTTGTCCATTGCCTTACTTCTAGCAAATTGTTCTGGGGTAAGTACACCACGATGTAAGTCTAACCGGTCATTAATCAAAATATTGGGTTGAATCTCATGGATCATTTTTTCTAATTCAACACTACCCCAATCTTGCGCCCCTTTACCGACCGAAGTCCCCCAATCTCTGCTTTTATAAGAAAAATCAAACCATAGATAGTCAATCGTACCGTAACTTGTCAATAATTCTCTGACTTGATTCGCCATAAATTGGCGATAATTTTCCATGTTGCCAGGATGTTGTTCGATATAGGTTGGATTATTTCTCATTGGATGATAGCCATCTACTAAGAAATCTGGATGATGCCAGTCTAATAGAGAATAATAAAGACCGATCTTGATTCCAACTTGACGAAATGCTTCAATCAATTCTCCTAACAAATCTCTCTGATATGGTGTTTTTCCTATATGATATTCTGTTTCTTTCGTATGCCATAAACAAAAGCCATCATGATGTTTTGCTGTAATAATGACATACTTAAAACCTGCTTCTTTGGCTTTTTGAGCCCATTCATGTGGATCTAATAAATCAGGATCGAATTGATCCAGATATTTTTGGTAATCTGCTACACTGATTTCTTCTAAAGTCTGGACCCATTCATGTCTTCCTGCCACTGAATACAATCCGAAATGAATAAATAAACCATATCGACTCTCAGAAAACCATTTTCGTTCACTATTTACACTCATTTTTTTCCTCCGTTAACATTTCTATTTGATTTAACCAAAGTATAACGAGCAATTTAAAACGTTTCCATACTTGAATAATTTGTTGACATTTATTCAAAAAATGATTCACGCGAAAATATGTAAGCGTTCTATTGTATGATTATAACCGAAGCAGATTTGCTATCCACTTAGAAAATGAGGAAAAATCTATGAGTACGATCTTAGCCTTTGATTTAGGTGCTACCAGTGCGCGAGGTATCGTTTTTTCCTTAATGAATGGTCAAATCAAGGAAGAAAAAGTTTATCGTTTCACTGATTACCAAGTGATTGACCCCAACAAAGATGAAATCCATTGGAATATTGAGAAAATCATGACGAATATCAAGGAAATCATTACTTTAGCAACTACAGAATATGTCATTGAAAGTATCGGCATCGATACATGGGGCTGTGATTTTGGTTTGATAGATAAAAAAGGACAGCTAGTGCTACCACCACTTTGCTATCAAACTATGCTGAAAGAACCTAATTTACATTATGGTGGGGATTTACCAACTCACTTTCACGAACGTACAGGGATTCCAAATGCATCGATCAATACCAGTTCCCAACTACTCTACTTGAAAGAACATTAT harbors:
- a CDS encoding PTS mannose/fructose/sorbose transporter subunit IIAB, with translation MSIGIILASHGEFALGVKQTGDMIFGEQEQVDVCVLMPENSPEEFRHQVEQVLAKYSVDDELLCLVDLWSGTPFNQLNQLKEEGSRKIEIVSGLNIPMLLQAYSERFNPKASLNEIVQTISTVGVQGIKTSLGSTAADLPSNTAETEPSVVASVSNKMSELGISHVRLDERLIHGQVATLWLGKMGTTRVMIVDDGVVNDPIAKASLKAAVPGGIKLSILKTVTAAKRLKEGIYQDQKIMLLTKKIQTIFDLIDAGVPIESFNLGNASSREGTLQIKKSVFLTEAEIAKILELEKAGIVVTAQMVPMEEEKRFSQFYGK
- a CDS encoding alpha-L-fucosidase, which produces MSVNSERKWFSESRYGLFIHFGLYSVAGRHEWVQTLEEISVADYQKYLDQFDPDLLDPHEWAQKAKEAGFKYVIITAKHHDGFCLWHTKETEYHIGKTPYQRDLLGELIEAFRQVGIKIGLYYSLLDWHHPDFLVDGYHPMRNNPTYIEQHPGNMENYRQFMANQVRELLTSYGTIDYLWFDFSYKSRDWGTSVGKGAQDWGSVELEKMIHEIQPNILINDRLDLHRGVLTPEQFARSKAMDNEEEVWETVQTLNNSWGYDRDNLNFKTSEMVAKQLVDTVSKGGNFTMNIGPNARGEWDDNSDSILSSVGQWLRKYGKAIYGAGLSSFTPPQDCRYTQKGNKLYLHIFSWPYRTILLPELGGKVKFAKLLNDGSEIRFVDTKHLGGERKATTNLYKEITEVHVKEALDPSMLMLNIPIKEPNELIPVIELTLKEEEK